The proteins below come from a single Actinomycetota bacterium genomic window:
- a CDS encoding 4Fe-4S binding protein translates to MRGRRISQLAALLVLNPYFLYFSSRSVYKGGLKGVCVPGLNCYACPLTVFACPIGSLQHSFSLLSGKVKGYLAQGFGVLLYVLGSVGLVGAVVGRMPCGWICPFGFLQELVYKAPVPKLRLPRGARWGRYAFLLGLVVVVPLLTAESWFSRLCPMGALEGGIFLKAVPPRDPLPPTGWFFWLKIGILAAFFLWFMFSRRPFCRSVCPLGALLGLSNRISLYRMEVDVSSCSECGKCLEVCPVDINIFEDPNSADCIRCLECRKACPRGSITGGFRVSRSPRNGKQKVHREGES, encoded by the coding sequence ATGCGCGGCAGGAGAATCTCCCAGCTGGCGGCGCTTTTAGTCCTCAACCCCTATTTCCTTTATTTCTCCTCCCGCTCCGTCTACAAGGGGGGCCTGAAAGGCGTCTGCGTACCCGGCCTGAACTGCTACGCGTGTCCTCTGACCGTTTTCGCCTGCCCCATCGGCAGCCTCCAGCACTCCTTCTCCCTTCTCTCCGGGAAGGTGAAGGGCTACCTGGCCCAGGGGTTCGGCGTCCTGCTCTACGTCCTGGGGTCGGTAGGGCTGGTGGGGGCGGTGGTGGGCAGGATGCCCTGCGGTTGGATCTGCCCCTTCGGCTTCCTCCAGGAACTAGTGTACAAGGCGCCGGTGCCCAAGCTTCGCCTACCCCGCGGGGCGAGGTGGGGAAGATACGCCTTCCTCCTGGGGCTGGTGGTGGTAGTGCCGCTGCTCACCGCGGAGAGCTGGTTTTCCCGCCTCTGTCCCATGGGTGCCCTGGAGGGAGGCATTTTCCTCAAGGCGGTCCCTCCTAGGGATCCCCTGCCCCCCACGGGATGGTTCTTCTGGTTGAAAATAGGCATCTTGGCCGCTTTCTTCCTGTGGTTCATGTTCTCCCGGCGCCCCTTCTGTCGTTCCGTGTGTCCCCTGGGGGCCTTGCTCGGCTTGAGCAATCGAATCAGCCTGTACCGCATGGAGGTGGACGTTTCCTCATGCAGCGAATGCGGGAAATGCCTTGAGGTATGCCCGGTAGACATCAACATCTTCGAGGACCCCAACTCGGCGGATTGTATAAGGTGCCTGGAGTGCCGGAAGGCGTGTCCGCGGGGTTCGATAACCGGGGGGTTTCGGGTTTCGCGCTCCCCTAGAAACGGAAAACAAAAGGTTCACCGCGAAGGAGAAAGTTAA